The Desulfomicrobium orale DSM 12838 genome includes a window with the following:
- a CDS encoding peroxiredoxin, with protein MSILVARTAPDFTAQAVTSSGCIEEFTLSSLRGKYVVLFFWPLDFTFVCPTEIIAHNRRLQEFRDRGVEVVGVSIDSQFTHAAWRSTPVEQGGIGSVGFTMVADVKHEIAQAYGIEHPEAGVALRASFLIDRSGVVQHQVVNNLPLGRNVDEMLRLVDALQFTEKHGEVCPAGWQKGDTGMKPNAEGVAAYLSQNKENL; from the coding sequence ATGAGCATACTTGTCGCCAGAACAGCACCCGATTTCACCGCCCAGGCCGTAACATCCTCCGGCTGCATCGAGGAATTCACCCTCTCTTCCCTGCGTGGAAAATATGTGGTTCTTTTCTTCTGGCCCCTCGACTTCACCTTTGTCTGCCCCACGGAAATCATCGCCCACAACCGTCGCCTGCAGGAATTCCGCGACCGGGGCGTGGAAGTGGTTGGCGTTTCCATCGACTCCCAGTTCACCCACGCGGCATGGCGCAGCACGCCGGTGGAGCAGGGCGGCATCGGCTCCGTGGGCTTCACCATGGTGGCGGATGTGAAGCATGAGATTGCCCAGGCTTACGGCATCGAGCATCCGGAGGCTGGAGTGGCCCTGCGCGCATCCTTCCTCATCGACCGCTCCGGCGTGGTACAGCATCAGGTGGTCAACAACCTGCCGCTGGGCCGCAATGTGGATGAAATGCTGCGCCTGGTGGACGCGCTCCAGTTCACGGAAAAACACGGCGAAGTCTGCCCAGCCGGCTGGCAGAAAGGAGACACCGGCATGAAGCCCAACGCCGAGGGAGTGGCTGCGTATCTGTCTCAGAACAAGGAAAACCTGTAA
- a CDS encoding mannose-1-phosphate guanylyltransferase/mannose-6-phosphate isomerase — translation MIIPVILAGGSGTRLWPLSRKLHPKQVLALLGDRTLVQETVLRLRGLDAAAPVVICNDEHRFIVAEQLRDLDERPAALILEPVARNTAPAVAVAALYALAQSPDATLLMLPADHLITDSSAFHTAVVQAVDYARDGHLVTFGIVPAAPETGYGYIMQGAAMPHGPGRKIQRFVEKPDTATAEGYVRSGQYFWNSGMFVLRADAVLAELTRFAPEIVRGCRESLEKAVSDLDFLRLDHDAFAGCPEDSIDYAVMERTDRGVMVPLSCGWSDLGSWDALWQAGEKDGDGNVTRGDVLLCDVRDSFLHAETRLLAAVGLENHIVVETSDAVLVSPRDRVQEVKKLVDRLKAQNRVEAVSHKKVFRPWGHYESIGQGERYQVKRITVTPGHVLSLQKHFHRAEHWVVVRGTAVVTRDGEEILVRENESVYLPLGAVHRLANPGRIPLELIEVQVGGYLGEDDIIRFEDVYGR, via the coding sequence ATGATCATTCCCGTCATTCTGGCCGGAGGTTCCGGCACCAGGCTCTGGCCCTTGTCCCGCAAGCTTCATCCCAAGCAGGTACTGGCGCTTCTCGGCGACCGCACTCTGGTTCAGGAAACGGTCCTGCGCCTGCGCGGCCTGGATGCCGCCGCACCAGTGGTCATCTGTAACGACGAACACCGTTTCATCGTGGCGGAGCAGCTGCGCGATCTGGACGAACGTCCGGCGGCCTTGATTCTGGAACCCGTGGCCAGAAACACGGCTCCGGCCGTGGCCGTGGCGGCCCTGTACGCTCTGGCCCAAAGTCCGGACGCCACGCTTTTGATGCTGCCGGCCGACCATCTCATCACCGATTCCTCCGCTTTCCATACGGCCGTGGTTCAGGCTGTGGATTACGCCCGCGACGGGCATCTGGTCACGTTCGGCATCGTCCCCGCCGCTCCGGAAACGGGTTATGGGTACATCATGCAGGGAGCGGCCATGCCTCACGGGCCGGGCCGGAAAATTCAGCGTTTTGTAGAGAAGCCGGATACCGCCACGGCGGAAGGGTACGTCCGCTCGGGGCAGTACTTCTGGAATTCGGGCATGTTCGTGCTGCGCGCCGACGCCGTATTGGCCGAACTTACACGGTTTGCGCCGGAGATCGTGCGCGGCTGCCGGGAAAGTCTGGAAAAGGCCGTCAGCGATCTGGATTTTCTGCGTCTGGACCATGACGCCTTTGCCGGCTGCCCGGAAGATTCCATCGACTACGCAGTCATGGAACGGACCGATAGAGGCGTGATGGTACCCCTGTCCTGCGGCTGGAGCGACCTGGGTTCCTGGGACGCTCTGTGGCAGGCCGGGGAGAAGGACGGCGACGGCAACGTGACGCGGGGCGACGTTTTGCTGTGCGATGTGCGGGACTCGTTTCTGCATGCCGAAACCCGGCTGCTGGCCGCCGTTGGTCTGGAAAACCACATTGTGGTGGAAACCTCCGACGCAGTGCTGGTGTCGCCCCGGGACAGGGTGCAGGAGGTCAAGAAGCTGGTGGACCGCCTCAAGGCTCAAAACCGTGTCGAGGCCGTATCCCACAAGAAAGTTTTCCGCCCTTGGGGGCATTACGAGTCCATCGGCCAGGGCGAGCGGTATCAGGTCAAGCGCATCACCGTGACGCCGGGACATGTGCTGTCCCTGCAGAAACATTTTCACCGGGCCGAGCACTGGGTAGTGGTGCGGGGCACCGCTGTGGTCACCCGCGACGGCGAGGAGATTCTGGTGCGCGAGAACGAGTCCGTCTACCTGCCTCTGGGCGCGGTGCACCGGCTGGCCAACCCGGGCCGCATTCCGCTGGAGCTTATCGAAGTGCAGGTGGGCGGCTATCTGGGCGAGGACGATATCATCCGTTTCGAGGATGTTTACGGCCGATAG
- the murA gene encoding UDP-N-acetylglucosamine 1-carboxyvinyltransferase, translating into MDKLVIEGGVPLKGRVRVSGSKNAALPILLASILVDGEVHLTNVPDLRDIATTLKLLELLGCRAEFQNGEVRLHSCNLKPEAPYDLVRTMRASVLCLGPLLTRLGRARVALPGGCAIGARPVDMHLKGLERMGAVFELESGDIIGTCDGLRGAHIPLDFPTVGGTEHLIMAATLAEGETTLENAAREPEIQDLAEFLNACGARISGHGTSVVRIEGVQSLHGASYRVMPDRIEAGTYLVAAGITGGDLELEDCPVEALETVIDKLRDMGVRFEGDSSSFRAFVDGPLNCVDLSTRPYPGFPTDMQAQIMALMCCSRGAGVVTEGIFENRFMHVQELCRLGAHITLSGQSAMVRGVDRLKGATVMASDLRASACLVLAGLAASGRTDVRRIYHLDRGYERMERKLEQVGARIRREQE; encoded by the coding sequence ATGGACAAACTTGTCATCGAAGGCGGCGTGCCGCTCAAAGGCCGGGTTCGCGTCAGCGGTTCCAAGAACGCAGCTCTGCCCATACTTCTGGCCTCCATTCTGGTGGATGGCGAGGTCCATCTGACCAATGTCCCGGATCTCCGGGATATTGCCACGACTCTCAAACTGCTGGAACTTTTGGGATGCCGGGCGGAATTTCAAAACGGCGAAGTGCGGCTGCATTCGTGCAATCTGAAGCCCGAAGCACCGTACGATCTGGTCCGCACCATGCGGGCTTCGGTTCTGTGCCTGGGACCGCTCCTGACTCGTCTGGGCCGGGCCAGAGTGGCCCTGCCCGGCGGCTGCGCCATCGGCGCGCGGCCCGTGGACATGCATCTGAAGGGCCTGGAACGCATGGGCGCCGTGTTCGAACTGGAGAGCGGCGACATCATAGGCACCTGCGACGGCCTGCGTGGAGCGCACATTCCTCTGGATTTTCCCACCGTGGGCGGAACCGAGCATCTGATCATGGCCGCAACGCTGGCCGAAGGTGAAACCACACTGGAAAATGCGGCCCGGGAGCCGGAAATCCAGGATCTGGCCGAATTCCTGAACGCCTGCGGGGCACGTATCTCCGGCCACGGCACCAGCGTGGTGCGTATCGAGGGCGTGCAATCCCTGCATGGAGCCAGCTACCGGGTCATGCCCGACCGTATCGAGGCCGGGACCTATCTGGTGGCCGCAGGCATCACCGGGGGCGATCTGGAACTCGAAGACTGCCCGGTGGAGGCTCTGGAAACGGTCATCGACAAGCTGCGTGATATGGGAGTGCGGTTTGAGGGCGACAGCTCTTCGTTCAGGGCTTTCGTGGACGGCCCCCTGAACTGCGTGGATCTGTCCACCCGGCCGTATCCAGGCTTTCCCACGGACATGCAGGCCCAGATCATGGCGCTTATGTGTTGCAGCCGCGGGGCGGGAGTCGTCACCGAGGGTATTTTCGAAAACCGCTTCATGCATGTGCAGGAGCTGTGCAGGCTGGGAGCGCATATCACCCTTTCGGGGCAGAGCGCCATGGTTCGCGGCGTGGACCGGCTCAAAGGCGCCACGGTCATGGCCTCGGATCTGCGGGCCAGTGCCTGCTTGGTGCTGGCCGGGCTGGCCGCTTCGGGACGTACCGACGTGCGCCGCATCTACCATCTGGACCGGGGCTACGAGCGCATGGAGCGCAAGCTCGAACAGGTCGGGGCGAGAATCCGGCGCGAACAGGAATAA
- a CDS encoding YgiW/YdeI family stress tolerance OB fold protein, giving the protein MKKYFVLVFLLFCSATVFAGFSENSGQGGQSQINMVSSLKGLPDDTYVTLEGYIEKQVRREHYIFRDASGKIEVEIDDDVWRGVDVTPSDKVRLTAEIDKDWGSTEVDVKNVVKIQ; this is encoded by the coding sequence ATGAAAAAATATTTTGTTCTCGTGTTTCTGCTGTTCTGCTCTGCTACCGTTTTTGCCGGTTTTTCCGAAAACAGCGGGCAGGGGGGGCAATCGCAGATCAACATGGTTTCTTCCCTGAAAGGTCTTCCCGACGATACCTATGTCACGCTGGAAGGATATATTGAGAAACAGGTGCGCCGGGAGCACTATATTTTCCGCGATGCCAGCGGAAAGATTGAAGTGGAGATCGACGACGATGTATGGCGCGGCGTCGACGTCACGCCCAGCGACAAGGTCCGCCTGACCGCCGAGATCGACAAGGACTGGGGCAGCACGGAAGTCGATGTGAAAAACGTCGTCAAGATTCAGTAA
- a CDS encoding IS4 family transposase, with product MCGKRNHHNILPHKEILDLSHHNTLFSQTLSLIPRHVFQKLERRHKTGRSSRQFGFKEQFTVMAFIQLAARRSMRDGLRCLEAAGNRLYHWGLKNVARSTFADANNSRPVGFFKDLFAEMYGLCAAKAPKHKFRFKSKLFSLDATTIKLCLSLFPWASFRQAKGGVKVHTLLDHDGHIPAFATVTDAKTHESRIAQAMELPRGSIVVFDKGFISYPWFRILGAKGVFFVTRLKRNAVFKLLERRLVNRKTGVTSDHIIEVSSRGKSLRLRRIGYRDQETGKHYEFLTNHFRLSAKTIADIYKDRWQIELFFKEIKQNLRIKTFVGNSENAVLIQIYTALTVYLLLAYQKFLSRLGLSVQQLFQLIQLNLLGEASLDELLNPRRRKFDNSYNFTLLDCIA from the coding sequence ATGTGTGGTAAAAGAAATCACCACAACATCTTGCCACACAAGGAGATTCTGGACTTGAGTCACCATAATACACTATTCTCCCAGACGCTATCTCTGATTCCCAGACATGTTTTTCAGAAACTCGAAAGACGGCACAAAACCGGGCGCTCGTCGCGTCAATTCGGTTTCAAGGAGCAGTTCACGGTCATGGCCTTCATCCAGCTTGCCGCAAGACGTTCCATGCGCGATGGCCTGCGCTGCCTTGAGGCTGCGGGAAACCGCCTGTATCACTGGGGACTGAAAAACGTGGCCCGCTCGACCTTTGCTGACGCGAACAATTCTCGCCCCGTAGGCTTTTTCAAGGATCTGTTCGCCGAGATGTACGGCCTGTGCGCCGCAAAAGCCCCGAAGCACAAATTCCGTTTCAAATCCAAATTGTTCAGTCTGGACGCCACCACCATAAAGCTTTGCCTGTCGCTTTTTCCCTGGGCCTCGTTTCGGCAGGCCAAGGGCGGCGTCAAAGTACATACCTTGCTGGATCACGATGGCCATATCCCGGCTTTCGCAACCGTCACCGACGCCAAAACCCATGAAAGCCGCATAGCTCAGGCTATGGAGTTGCCCAGGGGCTCCATCGTGGTCTTTGACAAGGGCTTCATCAGCTATCCCTGGTTTCGGATCCTCGGGGCAAAGGGTGTCTTTTTTGTGACCCGGCTCAAGCGCAACGCCGTTTTCAAACTCCTGGAGCGCCGCCTCGTGAATCGCAAGACCGGCGTTACTTCCGATCACATCATTGAAGTCTCCAGCCGGGGAAAATCCTTACGCTTGCGCCGTATCGGCTATCGTGACCAGGAAACCGGGAAACACTACGAATTTTTGACCAACCATTTCCGGCTTTCGGCGAAAACCATCGCCGACATCTATAAAGACCGCTGGCAAATCGAGCTCTTCTTCAAGGAAATCAAACAAAATTTGCGCATAAAGACCTTCGTCGGCAACTCGGAAAATGCGGTTCTGATCCAGATTTACACGGCCCTGACGGTTTACCTGCTCCTCGCGTACCAGAAATTCCTCAGCCGTCTCGGACTCTCCGTACAGCAACTCTTCCAGCTCATTCAACTCAACCTGCTCGGCGAGGCCTCCTTGGATGAACTCCTGAATCCCAGACGACGAAAATTCGATAATTCATATAACTTCACACTGTTAGATTGCATCGCTTAG
- the glpX gene encoding class II fructose-bisphosphatase — MEAPQRNLAMDLVRVTEAAALASARWLGKGAKNEGDGAAVDAMRLSFNSLDIDGRIVIGEGEKDKAPMLYNGERIGTGHGPAVDVAVDPVEGTNLLAYGRPNAIAVVGLAPAGAMFDPGPSYYMRKLVVPAPARGVVDMDAPVAHNLEATARALGKKVEDLMIFVLDKPRHKELIARIREAGARIQLHTDGDVAGALMAVDPASSVDMMLGTGGTPEGVLAACAIKALGGEILARFDPQSEEELARVRDFGLDTSAVLTTDTLIRDDNVFFAATGISGGTFLGGVTYLGTGATTHSLVLRGKTGTIRRITSTHQWDKLMRFSAIKY; from the coding sequence ATGGAAGCTCCACAACGCAATCTGGCCATGGATCTGGTCCGGGTCACGGAAGCGGCGGCCCTGGCTTCGGCCCGCTGGCTCGGCAAGGGCGCCAAGAATGAAGGCGACGGCGCGGCTGTGGACGCCATGCGCCTGTCCTTCAACAGCTTGGACATCGACGGCCGCATCGTCATCGGGGAAGGAGAAAAGGACAAAGCGCCCATGCTCTACAACGGCGAGCGGATCGGCACCGGACACGGCCCGGCCGTGGATGTGGCCGTGGACCCGGTGGAGGGCACCAATCTGCTGGCCTACGGCCGTCCCAACGCCATTGCCGTGGTGGGGCTCGCTCCGGCCGGAGCCATGTTCGATCCCGGCCCCAGCTATTACATGCGAAAACTGGTAGTGCCCGCTCCAGCCAGGGGCGTGGTGGATATGGACGCGCCGGTGGCCCATAATCTGGAGGCCACGGCCAGGGCTCTGGGAAAAAAAGTGGAAGACCTGATGATCTTCGTACTGGACAAACCCCGCCACAAAGAACTCATCGCCCGGATCCGGGAAGCCGGAGCGCGCATCCAGCTGCATACCGACGGCGACGTGGCCGGAGCGCTCATGGCCGTGGACCCGGCCTCCTCCGTGGATATGATGCTCGGCACGGGTGGCACTCCCGAGGGCGTGCTGGCGGCCTGCGCCATCAAGGCTCTGGGCGGTGAAATTCTGGCCCGTTTCGACCCGCAGTCAGAGGAAGAGCTGGCCCGCGTCCGTGATTTCGGGCTGGATACCAGCGCTGTCCTGACCACGGATACCCTGATCCGCGACGACAACGTGTTCTTCGCCGCCACGGGTATTTCCGGCGGTACCTTTCTCGGCGGAGTGACCTATCTGGGCACCGGAGCGACCACCCATTCTCTGGTGCTGCGCGGCAAAACCGGCACCATCCGGCGCATCACATCCACCCATCAGTGGGACAAACTGATGCGCTTCTCCGCCATCAAATACTGA